In one Silene latifolia isolate original U9 population chromosome 10, ASM4854445v1, whole genome shotgun sequence genomic region, the following are encoded:
- the LOC141606295 gene encoding protein STRICTOSIDINE SYNTHASE-LIKE 13 translates to MKKKIVTIKDDPLVQHPFLLIFVVALGFILMDPFRMGPLGSHKFKPVSHQIAPFKEVMEKWPRDNQSRLGRYAKLEFVDQVFGPESLEFDPLGRGPYTGMADGRIVRWMGENNGWETFATVSPHWSMKLCGKGVDSTTPKQWKVEQLCGRPLGLRFDPNTGNLYIADAYYGLLVVGPEGGLATPLATHVDGKPILFANDLDIHKNGSIFFTDTSKRYNRVNHFLILLEGEATGRLLRYDLTTKDTHVVLEGLAFPNGVQLSKDQNFLLFTETTNCRLLRLWLDGPKTGSIDVVANLPGFPDNVRVNEKGEFWVAIDCCRTSSQELLIHNPWLRRIYFRLPIPMKYLARMMGMKMYTVISLFNEEGEILEVMEDQNGVVMKLVSEVREINGKLWIGTVAHNHIATLPYPVIS, encoded by the exons atgaaaaagaaaattgTGACAATTAAAGATGATCCTTTAGTGCAACATCCATTTCTTCTAATATTTGTGGTTGCATTGGGCTTCATATTAATGGATCCATTTAGGATGGGCCCATTAGGAAGTCACAAGTTCAAGCCCGTTTCACACCAAATTGCACCTTTTAAGGAAGTGATGGAGAAATGGCCTAGAGACAATCAAAGTCGATTGGGCCGGTACGCGAAACTAGAGTTTGTGGACCAAGTGTTTGGGCCGGAGTCGTTGGAGTTTGATCCGTTGGGTCGAGGACCATACACGGGTATGGCCGATGGTCGAATTGTGAGATGGATGGGCGAGAATAATGGGTGGGAGACATTTGCAACCGTGTCGCCTCATTG GTCAATGAAGTTATGTGGAAAAGGGGTAGACTCAACAACACCAAAGCAATGGAAGGTTGAGCAGTTGTGTGGGCGCCCATTAGGCCTAAGGTTCGACCCGAATACTGGAAACTTATACATCGCCGACGCATATTATGGGCTCCTTGTTGTTGGGCCGGAAGGTGGTCTTGCAACCCCTTTGGCAACCCATGTTGATGGAAAGCCCATACTATTTGCCAATGATCTTGACATTCACAAGAATGGGTCCATTTTCTTTACGGATACTAGCAAAAGATACAATAGAGT GAATCATTTTTTGATATTATTGGAGGGAGAAGCAACAGGAAGGCTTCTTAGGTATGATCTAACTACCAAAGACACACATGTTGTATTGGAGGGCTTGGCTTTCCCTAATGGAGTTCAATTGTCTAAGGATCAAAATTTCCTTTTATTCACTGAGACTACCAATTGCAG ATTGTTACGATTGTGGCTAGACGGTCCAAAAACCGGAAGCATAGACGTTGTAGCAAACCTACCGGGATTTCCAGACAATGTTCGAGTAAATGAAAAAGGCGAGTTTTGGGTTGCAATAGATTGTTGTAGAACATCATCACAAGAGTTGCTAATCCACAATCCATGGCTAAGAAGGATCTATTTTCGATTGCCGATACCAATGAAGTACTTAGCAAGAATGATGGGCATGAAAATGTACACAGTAATTTCATTGTTTAATGAAGAAggagaaattcttgaagtcatgGAAGATCAAAATGGTGTAGTTATGAAACTTGTTAGTGAAGTTAGAGAGATTAATGGTAAACTTTGGATTGGAACTGTGGCTCATAATCATATTGCCACTCTTCCTTATCCTGTTATTAGTTAA
- the LOC141606296 gene encoding protein ENHANCED DISEASE RESISTANCE 2-like: MANQNEKGEPEWMRRVISEGAVPMLEPENCPNGWASPSGDIFMVRGPEYFSSRVKIPGGEYLLKPLGFDWIKGSSKISEVLNDPNNRVRKVLDSEFPEGNKPFVWAFNLQVPGKENYSAIAYFVTPEPFPEDSVVGQFLKGDDCLRNSRLKLIANIVKGPWLVKRAVGEQAICVIGRALSCKYCVGENFLEVDIDIGSSVVANAIVHLAFGYITSLTVDLAFLIESQTEVELPERILGAVRFSELKPESAVPFEASSVSSTDTPPSALGIRIWKSLGQGFSQLLHPGPQDFGPTQHVNGTVDGDKKYENTAPTQHVNGTVNDDKIYEDTASTQHVNGTVDDDKKYEDTASTQHVNGTVDDNKKYEDTK, encoded by the coding sequence ATGGCAAACCAAAATGAGAAAGGTGAACCCGAATGGATGAGAAGGGTAATATCAGAAGGCGCTGTTCCAATGCTCGAACCAGAAAATTGTCCCAATGGTTGGGCTTCTCCCTCTGGAGACATATTTATGGTTAGAGGTCCTGAGTACTTCTCGAGCAGAGTGAAAATACCTGGGGGCGAATATCTCTTGAAGCCATTGGGGTTTGATTGGATTAAAGGTTCGTCAAAGATTTCTGAAGTTTTGAATGATCCTAATAACCGTGTAAGGAAGGTACTCGATAGTGAGTTTCCAGAAGGTAATAAACCTTTTGTTTGGGCTTTCAATCTTCAAGTTCCAGGTAAAGAAAACTACAGTGCAATTGCGTATTTTGTAACTCCAGAACCATTTCCCGAGGATTCTGTGGTCGGTCAATTTTTGAAGGGGGATGACTGTCTTAGGAATTCAAGGCTCAAATTGATTGCAAACATTGTGAAAGGCCCTTGGCTTGTTAAGAGAGCAGTTGGAGAACAGGCTATTTGTGTTATTGGCCGAGCTCTTTCATGCAAATATTGTGTAGGAGAGAACTTTCTAGAAGTGGATATTGATATTGGGTCTTCCGTGGTTGCCAATGCTATCGTTCATCTTGCTTTTGGTTATATCACATCCCTAACAGTTGATCTAGCATTTCTTATTGAGAGCCAAACAGAAGTAGAGCTTCCCGAAAGAATCTTGGGAGCAGTTAGGTTTTCTGAACTTAAACCAGAATCGGCTGTTCCTTTTGAAGCATCATCAGTTTCAAGCACTGATACTCCTCCTTCGGCTTTGGGTATACGCATATGGAAGTCACTTGGACAAGGTTTTTCTCAACTTCTTCATCCTGGTCCCCAAGACTTTGGTCCCACTCAACATGTAAATGGCACAGTCGATGGCGATAAGAAATATGAAAACACTGCTCCCACTCAACATGTAAATGGCACAGTCAATGACGATAAGATATATGAAGACACTGCTTCCACTCAACATGTAAATGGCACAGTCGATGACGATAAGAAATATGAAGACACTGCTTCCACTCAACATGTAAATGGCACGGTCGATGACAATAAGAAATATGAAGACACAAAATAG
- the LOC141606297 gene encoding RHOMBOID-like protein 13, protein MGKPLFYEILEKPATSCIIALCSAIWYYIQKKNIGYSHVGLSYETALEGHHWRIITSAFSHISVIHLVFNMSALWSLGVVEQLGDMGLGVQFYLHYTLVLVVVSGMLVLGSYHVLIQRLKLEHFRRVTAVGYSCVVFGWMTILSVKQPSSKLNLFGLLSLPISFAPFESLIFTSIIVPQASFLGHLSGIIVGYAIGWGLIHGMNNYWAFTMLGWMVVVFVLSLKRSGAYDFEFLEIEPVTDPSLPSVRFLAPANGRTLQMSSVPTGGVELV, encoded by the coding sequence ATGGGTAAGCCATTATTTTATGAAATTTTGGAAAAGCCTGCAACTAGTTGTATTATAGCATTATGTAGTGCAATATGGTACTACATTCAGAAGAAAAATATTGGGTATTCACATGTTGGATTGAGTTATGAAACTGCTCTTGAAGGACATCATTGGAGGATTATAACGTCGGCATTTTCGCATATTAGTGTGATTCATCTTGTTTTTAATATGAGTGCTCTTTGGAGTCTTGGTGTTGTAGAACAATTAGGTGACATGGGTCTTGGTGTTCAGTTTTATCTTCATTATACTCTTGTTTTGGTTGTGGTATCCGGAATGTTGGTTTTAGGGTCTTATCATGTGTTAATTCAGAGGCTGAAACTTGAGCATTTTCGGAGAGTTACAGCTGTTGGGTATTCCTGTGTTGTTTTCGGGTGGATGACGATTCTGTCTGTGAAGCAACCGTCTTCTAAGTTGAACCTCTTTGGGCTTCTTTCTCTGCCTATCAGTTTTGCGCCATTTGAGTCACTGATCTTTACTTCGATTATTGTTCCACAAGCTAGTTTTCTAGGGCATTTGTCAGGGATCATTGTTGGGTATGCAATTGGATGGGGATTAATTCATGGAATGAATAACTATTGGGCTTTTACGATGTTAGGATGGATGGTTGTCGTGTTTGTGTTGAGTTTGAAGCGTTCTGGTGCTTATGACTTTGAGTTCCTTGAGATTGAACCGGTCACAGATCCTTCACTGCCTTCAGTTCGCTTTCTTGCTCCTGCCAATGGTAGAACATTGCAGATGAGTTCTGTGCCGACAGGGGGAGTCGAACTAGTATAG
- the LOC141608473 gene encoding uncharacterized protein LOC141608473, whose protein sequence is MDLISGLPKVGALSVILVVVDCFSKYATFIPLPKTCSAEEMATMFFKNVVKYWGLPQNSYGGRTKKAHEFAKEWNVNAEIARAYLEKASRRMKKWADENRRLREFKVGNMVMVKLNKEQMRFLRGRDKRLVRKYEGLIQVIKRIGEVAYKLDRPAWMKCHPVFHVSCLKPYYPDPEDPTRNRSKRANIRSNQLPATSAD, encoded by the exons ATGGACTTGATATCTGGGTTACCGAAGGTAGGGGCTCTCAGTGTGATCCTTGTCGTTGTGGATTGCTTCTCAAAGTATGCCACATTCATTCCCCTTCCGAAGACGTGCAGTGCTGAAGAGATGGCCACGATGTTCTTCAAGAATGTTGTGAAATATTGGGGACTACCTCAAA ATTCTTATGGTGGCCGGACGAAGAAAGCTCACGAGTTTGCTAAAGAATGGAATGTCAATGCTGAGATTGCTCGCGCTTACTTGGAGAAGGCGTCCCGCCGCATGAAGAAGTGGGCAGATGAGAACCGGAGGCTAAGAGAGTTCAAGGTAGGCAACATGGTCATGGTGAAGTTGAATAAGGAGCAGATGAGATTTCTTAGGGGAAGAGACAAGCGGCTGGTGCGAAAGTATGAAGGCCTCATCCAAGTGATCAAGCGgattggggaagttgcttacaaGCTTGACCGCCCTGCCTGGATGAAGTGTCACCCGGTCTTCCATGTGAGCTGCTTGAAGCCATACTATCCAGATCCTGAAGATCCAACCCGCAATAGGAGCAAGCGCGCCAACATCCGTTCCAACCAACTTCCAGCAACATCAGCCGACTAA